One genomic segment of Chitinophaga sancti includes these proteins:
- a CDS encoding M42 family metallopeptidase — translation MSKKQKSVISKDALTFLRNYLNNPSPTGFEKEGQKLWLEYLKPYIDEYFVDAYGSAVGVINPKAPFKVVIEAHADEISWFVNYISPEGLIYVIRNGGSDQQIAPSKRVNIHTENGTVKAVFGWPAIHTRMRSTEGKEPQPKVDNIFLDCGARSRKEVEELGIHVGCVVTFEDGFEELSNDYYVCRAIDNRIGGFMIAEVARMLKEKKQELPFGLYIVNAVQEEVGLRGAEMIAKRIKANVAIITDVTHDTTTPMINKNIEGEIRCGSGPSITYGPAVHNILRDLIIKTAKKNDIPHQLHAVSRSTGTDTDAFAYANDGTPSALISLPLRYMHTTVEMVKKDDIENTILLIYNTLLNITPKTNFLYL, via the coding sequence ATGTCAAAAAAGCAAAAGTCCGTAATAAGCAAGGACGCGCTTACGTTCCTGCGGAATTACCTGAATAATCCCTCCCCTACTGGTTTTGAGAAGGAAGGACAGAAACTGTGGCTGGAATATCTGAAGCCTTATATTGATGAGTACTTTGTAGATGCATATGGTTCTGCGGTGGGAGTGATCAATCCCAAAGCACCCTTCAAAGTCGTGATAGAAGCACATGCCGACGAAATTTCCTGGTTTGTAAATTATATTTCTCCTGAAGGGTTGATTTATGTGATCCGCAATGGTGGTTCTGATCAGCAGATCGCACCATCCAAGAGAGTGAATATTCATACTGAAAATGGTACTGTAAAGGCCGTGTTCGGATGGCCGGCTATTCATACACGTATGCGTAGCACAGAAGGCAAAGAGCCACAACCTAAGGTAGACAACATCTTCCTGGATTGCGGTGCACGCAGCCGTAAGGAAGTGGAGGAACTGGGTATCCATGTAGGTTGTGTGGTGACGTTCGAAGATGGTTTTGAAGAGCTGTCAAATGACTATTATGTATGTCGTGCGATCGATAACCGGATTGGTGGTTTTATGATTGCAGAAGTTGCACGTATGCTGAAAGAAAAGAAGCAGGAGCTGCCTTTCGGTCTGTACATCGTAAATGCAGTGCAGGAAGAAGTTGGTTTGAGAGGTGCTGAGATGATTGCAAAACGCATCAAGGCAAATGTTGCGATCATCACAGACGTAACGCACGATACCACTACGCCAATGATCAACAAAAATATTGAAGGTGAAATCAGGTGTGGTTCCGGTCCAAGCATTACTTATGGTCCGGCGGTACACAACATTCTCCGTGATCTGATCATCAAGACAGCGAAGAAGAATGATATTCCTCACCAGCTGCATGCAGTAAGCCGCAGTACCGGTACAGATACAGATGCATTTGCATATGCGAATGATGGTACACCTTCTGCATTGATCAGTTTACCGCTACGATATATGCATACTACGGTAGAAATGGTGAAGAAAGACGACATAGAGAACACTATATTATTGATTTACAACACATTACTGAACATTACACCAAAAACAAACTTCCTATACCTGTAA
- a CDS encoding DMT family transporter — protein MKKPLLQLHLSVFLAGFTGILGKLISLNEGLLVWYRLLFTVISLFIIFRWKGMLSRLSWRQLVPIGLNGVVIAMHWLFFYGSIKYSNVSIGVVCFSLTSLFTAVLDPIISRRKFDVRELLLSGITLAGIVMIFHFDSQYHTGIIMGIVSSVFAALFTIVNKQLLMHYDSPSITFYELLVGFVVLSMFMPMYLGVVNQHFLLPSTTDLIYLLILSWACTVCMYMLLMAALKKVSSFTTNLTFNLEPVYSIIIAFALFQENKQLSWAFYAGLGCIILSVFLQMRRVIAK, from the coding sequence ATGAAAAAACCTTTGCTGCAATTACACCTGTCAGTCTTCCTGGCAGGTTTTACAGGCATCCTGGGGAAGTTGATTTCCCTGAATGAAGGATTGCTCGTTTGGTACCGACTATTATTCACTGTCATTTCTCTGTTTATTATATTTCGCTGGAAGGGAATGTTGTCGCGACTGTCGTGGAGACAATTGGTGCCTATTGGATTGAATGGTGTGGTGATTGCTATGCACTGGCTGTTCTTTTATGGGAGTATTAAGTACTCGAATGTAAGTATAGGTGTGGTTTGTTTTTCATTGACAAGTTTGTTTACAGCGGTGCTGGATCCGATTATCAGCCGGCGAAAATTTGATGTGAGAGAGTTGCTATTGAGTGGGATTACCCTGGCAGGGATTGTGATGATTTTCCATTTTGATTCGCAGTATCATACAGGAATTATAATGGGGATCGTGTCATCAGTTTTTGCGGCGTTGTTTACCATTGTGAATAAGCAGTTGCTCATGCATTATGATTCACCTTCCATTACGTTTTATGAGTTGTTGGTAGGATTTGTGGTGCTGTCGATGTTTATGCCGATGTATTTGGGAGTGGTGAATCAACATTTCTTACTGCCGTCTACGACGGATCTGATTTATTTGCTGATATTGAGCTGGGCGTGTACGGTGTGTATGTATATGTTACTGATGGCGGCGTTGAAGAAGGTGAGTTCGTTTACGACTAATCTGACTTTTAATTTAGAACCGGTTTATAGTATTATTATAGCGTTTGCGTTATTTCAGGAGAATAAGCAGTTGAGCTGGGCTTTTTATGCGGGGTTGGGGTGTATTATTCTTTCGGTGTTTTTGCAGATGCGAAGAGTGATAGCAAAATAA
- a CDS encoding UDP-N-acetylmuramate--L-alanine ligase, producing MTKVHFIAIGGSVMHQLAIALKIKGYQVTGSDDEIFEPALSNLRQAGILPATMGWDDSRITPDLDAVILGMHARGDNPELLKAKELNLRIYSFPEYIYQESLQKKRVAVGGSHGKTTTTAMIMHVLQQAGQDFDYLVGARLAGFAQSVNITSAPTIVMEADEYPASVIEKRPKFHFLHPHIAVLTGIAWDHINVFPTYEIYLEQFSIFIKTMEKGATLIYNDTDPELVKLVNAEGGHLKLVPYGVPPHQINNGVTSVTFGGQTKELEVFGDHNLLNMHAARLVCNELGVDDTTFLSAIATFKGAAKRLELVGKNDHCAIYRDFAHAPSKVKATIEALKEQYPSRQLIAVLELHTYSSLNAAFMVQYQGAMDKADVPAVFYSRHALEIKRMPDLQPEGIAQGFGRNDLQVFNNREHLQAFLDAQNYQNANLLLMSSGDYEGMNVPSLTKYL from the coding sequence ATGACAAAAGTACATTTTATTGCTATAGGTGGTAGCGTGATGCACCAGCTGGCAATAGCACTGAAGATAAAAGGTTACCAGGTGACAGGGAGTGACGACGAAATATTCGAGCCTGCTCTCAGCAACCTGCGCCAGGCAGGTATTCTGCCTGCTACCATGGGGTGGGATGATTCCCGCATTACCCCAGACCTGGACGCTGTCATTCTTGGTATGCACGCCCGTGGCGACAACCCTGAACTACTGAAAGCCAAAGAACTGAACCTCAGGATCTACTCATTCCCCGAATATATCTACCAGGAAAGTTTGCAAAAGAAACGTGTGGCAGTCGGTGGCAGTCATGGTAAAACCACCACTACTGCTATGATTATGCATGTGTTACAACAGGCAGGCCAGGACTTCGATTACCTTGTAGGCGCACGTCTGGCTGGTTTTGCACAATCCGTGAACATCACCAGTGCACCCACCATCGTGATGGAAGCAGACGAATACCCTGCCTCTGTGATCGAAAAGCGCCCGAAGTTCCATTTTCTCCACCCACATATCGCTGTTTTAACCGGTATTGCCTGGGACCACATTAATGTGTTCCCTACTTATGAGATCTACCTGGAACAGTTCTCTATCTTTATCAAAACCATGGAAAAGGGCGCGACCCTGATCTATAACGATACCGATCCTGAGCTGGTGAAGCTGGTAAATGCCGAAGGCGGTCACCTGAAACTGGTCCCTTATGGCGTACCTCCGCACCAGATCAACAATGGTGTGACCAGCGTTACCTTTGGTGGTCAAACCAAAGAATTGGAAGTATTCGGCGACCACAACCTGCTGAATATGCACGCTGCCAGACTGGTTTGCAACGAACTGGGCGTAGATGATACTACGTTTCTATCCGCCATTGCTACCTTCAAAGGGGCAGCGAAGCGACTGGAACTGGTAGGCAAAAATGATCATTGCGCTATTTACCGCGACTTTGCCCATGCACCATCCAAAGTGAAGGCCACGATCGAAGCCCTAAAAGAACAATACCCATCCCGTCAGCTGATCGCTGTACTGGAATTACATACTTATAGCAGCCTGAATGCCGCCTTTATGGTGCAGTACCAGGGTGCTATGGACAAGGCAGATGTGCCTGCCGTATTTTATAGTCGTCATGCCCTGGAAATCAAGCGTATGCCAGATCTGCAGCCGGAAGGCATTGCACAGGGATTTGGCAGAAACGACCTCCAGGTATTCAATAACAGAGAGCATCTGCAGGCGTTTCTGGACGCACAAAATTATCAGAATGCAAACCTCCTGCTGATGAGTTCAGGAGATTATGAAGGAATGAACGTACCTTCGCTCACAAAGTATTTATAA
- a CDS encoding polyprenol monophosphomannose synthase: protein MEKLVIIPTYNEKDNIRKIIDAVFSLQEDFHILIVDDGSPDGTGNIVKSLQQQHPGELFLSERSGKQGLGTAYIHGFKWALAKGYQYIFEMDADFSHNPKDLPRLYNACAREGGDVAVGSRYVKGGRTENWPWDRAVLSYGASVYVRFVTWMRVKDATAGFVCYKRQVLESINLDAIRFVGYAFQIEMKFTAWKLGFKVKEVPITFIDRKEGYSKMSKGIVKEGILGVLKIQWESLFRKYERRVRNEQLQEQEQ from the coding sequence TTGGAAAAGCTTGTCATCATTCCGACCTACAACGAGAAGGATAATATCAGGAAGATCATTGATGCAGTATTCTCACTGCAGGAGGACTTTCACATTCTGATCGTTGACGATGGGTCGCCGGATGGAACCGGGAATATAGTAAAGTCCTTACAGCAGCAACATCCGGGGGAGCTCTTCCTTTCGGAAAGAAGCGGCAAACAAGGGTTGGGTACTGCCTATATTCATGGGTTCAAGTGGGCGTTGGCCAAGGGATACCAGTATATCTTCGAGATGGACGCGGACTTCTCCCATAACCCGAAAGATCTGCCAAGGCTTTATAATGCCTGTGCAAGAGAAGGTGGGGATGTAGCCGTTGGCTCCCGCTATGTAAAAGGTGGCAGAACCGAAAACTGGCCATGGGACAGGGCTGTGCTCTCCTACGGCGCTTCTGTATATGTACGGTTCGTGACCTGGATGCGTGTAAAAGATGCGACCGCCGGATTCGTATGTTACAAGAGACAGGTACTGGAATCTATTAACCTGGATGCGATCCGGTTCGTTGGATATGCATTCCAGATCGAAATGAAGTTTACTGCCTGGAAACTGGGCTTTAAGGTGAAGGAAGTGCCTATCACCTTTATAGATCGTAAGGAAGGATATTCCAAGATGAGCAAGGGGATTGTAAAAGAAGGGATATTGGGCGTGCTAAAGATTCAATGGGAGAGCCTGTTTAGGAAGTATGAGAGAAGAGTGCGGAACGAACAGTTACAGGAGCAGGAACAATAG
- a CDS encoding SusD/RagB family nutrient-binding outer membrane lipoprotein — protein sequence MTKNKLLKYACFGAIIGMLGTGCKKLIDDAYTNPNADVEQPIETLLPNLISNLVNSYTANGTNYGTVVDNYYIGRYIQFWCANANGNQYDKMGGATGSSDIMGNLWAAHYYGMGQNLNKVVEWGIEQKKWDYVGVAYALRAWGWLSLTDQYGEVVLKEAFNTSQDQFDYDSQAEVYDTARAVAFRALTYLNMTGDNVSATNLAKGDAYLYNGDVNKWKKFVYGVLARSYNHLSNKSTYQPDSVIKYADLAMSSNEDNAIYRVANASTSATKNYFGPFRANIGSLVQGEYIANLESGNNTVFPVADPRAYYLIRENFNGTFKGIRPNYGATGSTGLDTADLPRNYWGGQYSSSKSLNPRYLYADDSPWPVMTATEMQFMKAEAAYRKGDKATALTAYTNAISLSMDMMLDYPTNIPTGKEMTATAKATYMANASVVPTSAANLTLTHIMLQKYIAMYCFGVNEVWVDMRRFHYTDLDPVTGAQVYAGWTPLSAADLYINNNQKLTYRCRPRYNSEYLYNIPALTALGALELDYHTKECWFSQQ from the coding sequence ATGACTAAGAATAAATTGTTGAAATATGCCTGCTTCGGCGCTATCATAGGTATGCTGGGTACGGGGTGTAAGAAGCTGATTGATGATGCCTACACCAATCCCAATGCGGATGTGGAACAACCGATCGAAACATTATTGCCCAACCTGATCTCTAACCTGGTCAACAGTTATACGGCCAATGGTACGAACTATGGAACCGTAGTAGATAACTATTACATCGGGCGTTATATACAATTTTGGTGTGCAAATGCTAATGGCAACCAATACGACAAAATGGGAGGCGCTACGGGTTCCAGCGACATCATGGGGAACCTGTGGGCTGCCCACTATTATGGCATGGGACAAAACCTGAACAAGGTAGTAGAGTGGGGGATTGAACAAAAGAAATGGGATTACGTAGGTGTCGCCTATGCACTGCGTGCCTGGGGATGGCTCAGTCTCACGGATCAATATGGTGAAGTAGTGTTGAAAGAAGCCTTCAACACCAGCCAGGATCAGTTTGACTACGACTCACAGGCCGAAGTATACGATACTGCCAGGGCTGTTGCTTTTCGTGCACTCACTTACCTGAACATGACTGGTGATAATGTAAGCGCTACCAACCTTGCCAAAGGCGATGCTTACCTCTACAATGGTGATGTGAATAAGTGGAAGAAGTTTGTATATGGTGTTCTTGCCCGTTCTTACAATCATCTCTCCAATAAATCTACTTACCAGCCGGATTCTGTAATCAAGTATGCAGATCTGGCCATGAGCAGCAATGAAGATAATGCCATTTACAGAGTAGCGAATGCATCAACCAGCGCGACTAAAAACTACTTTGGTCCTTTCCGTGCAAACATCGGTTCTCTTGTACAGGGCGAGTATATCGCCAACCTTGAAAGTGGCAACAACACCGTCTTCCCAGTGGCTGATCCCCGTGCTTACTACCTGATTCGTGAAAATTTCAATGGTACCTTCAAAGGTATCCGTCCTAACTATGGCGCTACCGGTAGCACTGGTTTAGATACTGCCGATCTGCCACGCAACTATTGGGGTGGTCAGTATAGTTCTTCCAAATCACTGAATCCACGTTACCTCTATGCAGATGATTCTCCATGGCCGGTAATGACAGCTACAGAAATGCAATTCATGAAAGCAGAAGCGGCTTATCGCAAAGGTGATAAGGCTACTGCCTTGACTGCCTATACAAACGCGATCTCTCTCAGCATGGATATGATGTTGGATTATCCTACAAACATTCCTACAGGCAAGGAAATGACGGCTACTGCAAAAGCCACTTACATGGCCAATGCCAGTGTGGTACCTACAAGTGCGGCAAACCTGACCCTCACACATATCATGCTGCAAAAGTACATTGCTATGTATTGCTTTGGTGTAAATGAAGTATGGGTAGATATGCGTCGATTCCACTACACAGACCTCGACCCTGTTACAGGGGCGCAGGTATATGCAGGATGGACGCCGCTCAGCGCTGCTGATCTGTATATCAATAACAACCAGAAACTGACTTACCGTTGTCGTCCAAGGTACAACTCAGAGTACCTGTACAACATTCCTGCACTGACAGCATTGGGTGCTTTGGAACTGGATTATCACACGAAGGAATGCTGGTTTTCACAACAATAA
- the bioB gene encoding biotin synthase BioB, producing the protein MQDVQIRHDWSIEEIKEIYNTPLLELVFRAASVHRQTQDTAEVQVCTLLSIKTGGCTEDCAYCPQAARYNTDIKVHGLMQKDAVLAYAAKAREAGSTRFCMGAAWREVRDNRDFDRVLEMVKGVNEMGMEVCCTLGMLTEDQAQKLADAGLYAYNHNLDTSGEYYEQIITTRTYDDRLKTLDNVRKAGVSVCCGGIIGLGESHEDRIGMIHTLSNLPVHPDSVPINALTRVKGTPLENMPKVQFWDMVRMIATTRILMPKAMVRLSAGRAEMSMSEQALCFMAGANSIFTGEKLLTTANPSFEEDHMMFELLGLKPREAFKGEEVQAAIF; encoded by the coding sequence ATGCAAGATGTGCAGATCCGTCACGACTGGTCTATTGAAGAAATAAAAGAGATCTACAATACGCCCTTACTGGAGCTCGTTTTCCGTGCGGCATCTGTTCACAGACAGACGCAGGATACGGCGGAAGTACAGGTATGTACTTTGCTCTCCATCAAAACCGGTGGTTGTACCGAAGACTGTGCTTACTGCCCCCAGGCAGCGCGCTATAATACCGACATTAAAGTACATGGCCTGATGCAGAAAGATGCGGTGCTGGCATATGCGGCAAAAGCGCGCGAAGCTGGTTCTACCCGTTTCTGTATGGGTGCTGCATGGAGAGAGGTGCGGGATAACCGCGACTTTGACCGTGTACTTGAAATGGTAAAAGGTGTAAATGAAATGGGCATGGAAGTATGCTGTACGCTTGGTATGCTTACGGAAGATCAGGCGCAGAAATTGGCGGATGCAGGCTTATATGCTTACAACCACAACCTGGATACTTCCGGAGAGTATTATGAGCAGATTATTACGACCAGGACTTATGATGATCGTTTGAAAACGTTGGATAATGTACGTAAGGCAGGGGTGAGTGTTTGCTGTGGAGGTATTATTGGTCTGGGTGAGAGCCATGAGGACAGGATTGGTATGATCCATACGCTGAGCAATTTGCCGGTGCATCCGGATTCAGTGCCGATCAATGCATTGACACGTGTAAAAGGTACGCCACTGGAAAATATGCCGAAGGTACAGTTTTGGGATATGGTGAGGATGATTGCGACAACGCGTATTTTGATGCCGAAAGCGATGGTGAGGTTGAGTGCGGGACGTGCGGAGATGAGTATGTCTGAGCAGGCGCTGTGTTTTATGGCGGGTGCGAATTCTATATTTACGGGTGAGAAGTTGTTGACGACGGCGAATCCTTCATTTGAGGAGGATCATATGATGTTTGAATTGTTGGGGTTGAAACCGAGAGAGGCGTTTAAGGGTGAGGAAGTTCAGGCGGCGATATTCTAA
- a CDS encoding 3'-5' exonuclease, with protein sequence MPSLQLTRPLAVIDLETTGTNVATDRIIEIAIVKVMPDKSIQKKTRRINPGMPIPPATTAIHGISDEDVKDCPTFKQAANELRQFMDNCDIAGYNSNRFDIPLLVEEFLRTGLEFDVKGRKFIDVQKIFHLMEKRTLSAAYKFYCDKNLENAHSAEADALATYEILEAQLDRYEQLQSEVEPLAEFTKEEEYVDFARRMIMQNGTEVFNFGKYKGRAVRDVLKIEPQYYDWMMKADFPLNTKQKLTDIYHSMMLKKI encoded by the coding sequence ATGCCATCACTGCAACTTACAAGGCCCCTGGCCGTTATTGACCTTGAGACAACCGGTACCAATGTGGCCACAGACCGTATCATCGAGATTGCGATCGTTAAAGTAATGCCCGACAAGAGCATTCAGAAAAAAACAAGACGCATCAACCCAGGCATGCCGATCCCTCCAGCTACTACTGCCATTCATGGAATCAGTGATGAAGATGTGAAGGATTGTCCTACATTTAAACAGGCTGCGAATGAACTGAGACAGTTCATGGACAATTGCGATATAGCCGGATATAACTCAAACCGTTTTGACATACCGCTGCTGGTAGAAGAATTCCTCCGTACCGGACTGGAATTCGATGTAAAAGGACGTAAATTCATCGATGTACAGAAGATCTTCCATCTGATGGAGAAGCGTACCCTCAGCGCGGCCTACAAATTCTACTGCGATAAGAATCTTGAGAATGCACATAGCGCGGAAGCCGATGCACTCGCTACTTACGAAATCCTGGAAGCCCAGCTCGACCGTTACGAACAGTTACAATCAGAGGTGGAACCCCTGGCTGAATTTACCAAAGAAGAAGAATATGTTGACTTTGCCCGCCGCATGATCATGCAGAACGGCACAGAAGTTTTCAACTTCGGAAAGTACAAAGGCAGGGCGGTAAGAGATGTGTTGAAGATTGAGCCTCAATATTATGACTGGATGATGAAGGCCGATTTCCCTTTGAATACCAAGCAAAAACTCACAGACATCTACCATAGTATGATGTTAAAAAAGATTTAA
- a CDS encoding UbiA family prenyltransferase produces the protein MFRAFTNFLLFSSVYVSLCAILLIWQTNTLLNLHPVNIDYYKFAFFSTICSYNFHWYLTPAEYSSSPRLQWGVRHKNLQLVFAIIGGIGAAICFWDLKAYWLELSGAAFLTFLYSAPKIPIPPFTWLRKIAIGKTIFLTSVWVYVTNVLPIFLSGAHFTTQAVLYIVHRFFIIYALCILFDYRDVESDKREGIRSLITWLSKPALMRLYFFSLLISALFAFLVCRDIITFYLLTPIVITALLTKYTLNTRSDYYYYFVLDGLVMLSAVLHYIAVVA, from the coding sequence ATGTTCAGGGCATTTACTAACTTTTTATTGTTCTCGTCGGTTTACGTCTCGCTCTGTGCCATATTACTTATATGGCAAACGAACACCTTATTGAATTTACATCCGGTCAATATTGACTATTATAAATTCGCATTTTTCTCGACGATCTGTAGTTATAATTTTCACTGGTATCTTACGCCTGCCGAGTATTCATCTTCGCCACGATTGCAGTGGGGAGTGCGGCATAAGAACCTGCAACTCGTCTTCGCTATTATCGGCGGCATAGGTGCTGCCATCTGTTTTTGGGACCTGAAGGCCTACTGGCTGGAACTCAGTGGCGCCGCCTTTCTGACCTTTTTGTATTCTGCTCCTAAAATTCCGATTCCTCCTTTTACCTGGCTGCGTAAAATTGCTATTGGTAAAACGATCTTCCTGACGTCGGTATGGGTATATGTCACGAATGTACTGCCCATCTTTTTGTCAGGCGCACACTTTACCACGCAGGCTGTACTTTATATCGTACACCGGTTCTTTATAATCTATGCATTGTGCATACTGTTTGACTATCGGGATGTAGAGTCGGATAAAAGAGAGGGGATCCGTTCACTCATCACATGGCTTAGTAAGCCGGCGTTGATGAGATTGTATTTCTTTTCATTGCTGATATCGGCGCTGTTTGCGTTTTTGGTATGCAGGGATATTATTACTTTTTACCTGTTGACACCAATCGTCATTACTGCTTTACTTACTAAATATACACTCAACACAAGATCGGATTATTACTATTACTTCGTATTGGATGGGCTGGTTATGTTATCGGCCGTACTACACTACATAGCAGTGGTTGCCTGA
- a CDS encoding UbiX family flavin prenyltransferase yields the protein MKHRIVVAVTGASGAIYARQLLQKLEKAAAQTEAVAIVMTENAKTVWETELGTDDYKILSFKTYTQQDFMAPFASGSGRYDTMIICPCSMGTLGRIAGGMSNDLITRAADVVLKERRKLICVVRETPYNVIHIKNMLTVTEAGGIICPATPSFYSVPSTLEEVAATVVDRVIDLAGIQQDTYRWGQE from the coding sequence ATGAAACACCGTATAGTTGTAGCAGTTACCGGGGCCAGCGGGGCCATTTATGCACGTCAGTTATTGCAGAAGCTTGAAAAAGCTGCTGCGCAGACAGAAGCCGTGGCCATTGTGATGACGGAAAATGCCAAAACGGTGTGGGAAACGGAACTGGGTACGGACGATTATAAGATATTGTCCTTTAAAACCTATACCCAGCAGGATTTCATGGCACCGTTTGCCAGTGGCTCAGGCAGGTATGATACGATGATCATTTGCCCCTGTTCCATGGGCACCCTGGGCCGGATAGCCGGAGGAATGAGCAATGACCTGATCACCCGGGCAGCCGATGTGGTGCTGAAAGAACGTCGCAAACTGATATGTGTAGTAAGGGAAACCCCTTACAATGTGATCCATATTAAAAACATGCTTACGGTCACAGAGGCAGGAGGGATCATTTGCCCGGCTACACCATCTTTTTACAGTGTACCTTCCACATTAGAGGAAGTAGCTGCAACTGTAGTAGACAGGGTCATTGATCTGGCTGGCATTCAGCAGGATACCTATAGATGGGGACAAGAATAA
- a CDS encoding DUF4397 domain-containing protein, which produces MRRFILAGMALLMGITACKKEFTIHATQEGTSGKAYLKVVHVSTNLDTFNIYVGGTKVNGAAITYNGIYPVSGVNSYLTIDPGTQTVELFKPGTLVGDSISLQSFSDTFEAGKYYTFILTSAGQIFTQDAFPTPDTGKIDIRFIHTVLNDTTGQTVDLYSAKHGVVVAGLSPGELSDYIPVAYNVNVKDTLYVTRSASSDTPLSGRSVFATMALTTGNIANLTVQRSYTVIFKGSISVTSGTKARGLIGYVHY; this is translated from the coding sequence ATGCGGAGATTCATATTAGCAGGTATGGCCTTATTGATGGGGATCACAGCCTGTAAAAAGGAATTCACGATTCATGCTACGCAAGAAGGAACAAGTGGAAAAGCGTATTTAAAAGTAGTACATGTATCAACAAACCTGGATACATTCAATATCTATGTGGGAGGTACTAAAGTGAATGGTGCTGCCATCACTTACAATGGTATCTACCCTGTATCAGGTGTCAATTCTTATCTCACTATTGACCCTGGTACACAAACAGTAGAGCTGTTTAAACCCGGTACTTTAGTCGGTGACAGCATCAGTTTACAAAGCTTCAGTGACACTTTCGAAGCTGGTAAATACTATACTTTTATTCTCACCAGTGCAGGGCAGATCTTTACACAGGATGCATTCCCTACACCTGATACCGGCAAGATCGATATCCGTTTTATTCACACGGTCTTAAACGATACCACCGGTCAAACCGTTGATCTCTACTCCGCCAAACATGGTGTGGTAGTGGCAGGACTTAGTCCCGGTGAACTGAGTGATTACATCCCGGTCGCTTACAATGTAAACGTAAAGGATACGCTCTATGTAACCCGTTCTGCTTCGTCAGATACACCGTTGTCAGGTAGGTCTGTATTTGCTACCATGGCATTAACTACCGGGAATATCGCGAACCTTACTGTACAACGCAGTTACACCGTTATTTTCAAAGGAAGTATATCAGTGACATCTGGTACTAAGGCTCGGGGTTTGATCGGGTATGTACATTATTAA
- the ytxJ gene encoding bacillithiol system redox-active protein YtxJ, with product MNWIPLTNEDQLNSIKEASETEAVVIFKHSTRCSISAVAKSRLDRAEAPENMTFYYLDLIKYRKISDEIAATYGVEHESPQVLLIKNGKCVYDESHSAIIMDELVSHAN from the coding sequence ATGAATTGGATTCCTTTAACTAATGAAGATCAGTTAAATTCCATCAAGGAAGCATCTGAAACGGAAGCCGTTGTAATTTTTAAGCACAGCACCCGCTGTTCCATCAGTGCGGTAGCGAAATCAAGGCTCGACAGAGCTGAAGCGCCTGAGAATATGACTTTCTATTATCTGGACCTTATTAAGTATCGGAAAATATCAGATGAAATTGCAGCGACTTATGGTGTAGAGCATGAATCTCCCCAGGTGTTGCTGATAAAGAATGGGAAATGTGTGTATGATGAGAGCCATAGTGCCATTATAATGGATGAGCTGGTATCACATGCAAATTAA
- the aroQ gene encoding type II 3-dehydroquinate dehydratase — protein MKIAIINGPNLNLLGKREPGIYGNESFEDYFVKLKQLFADVELEYFQNNSEGNIIDILHEIGFTYDGILLNAGAYTHYSIAIRDAIAAIKTPVLEIHISNVHAREEFRHTSVIAPVCKGTIAGLGMKGYALGINYFL, from the coding sequence ATGAAAATAGCAATCATTAATGGCCCTAACCTGAATTTATTGGGTAAAAGGGAGCCGGGTATCTACGGAAATGAATCTTTTGAAGATTATTTCGTAAAACTTAAGCAGTTATTTGCAGATGTAGAGCTGGAATATTTTCAGAATAATTCCGAAGGGAATATAATCGATATTTTACATGAGATAGGTTTTACCTATGATGGGATTTTGTTGAATGCAGGTGCGTATACACATTACTCGATTGCCATCAGAGATGCAATAGCGGCTATTAAAACGCCGGTGTTAGAAATTCATATCAGTAATGTGCATGCAAGGGAAGAGTTCAGACATACATCTGTAATTGCTCCTGTGTGTAAAGGAACGATTGCTGGTTTGGGAATGAAAGGATATGCGTTAGGGATAAATTACTTCCTATAA